A DNA window from Brassica napus cultivar Da-Ae chromosome C1, Da-Ae, whole genome shotgun sequence contains the following coding sequences:
- the LOC106374286 gene encoding two-component response regulator-like APRR1 isoform X4: MASSHPQFYSDFTFSGETPSQFHGSSSCPDVSALSNYFDDGYGSFNPTSNPESTFFPQVFGVSDVYVPDYNNYYQKVGENVNGTQYFHVGDQEYYGYSQEIKSLFHLSTGEQSWGNSEGGTQAEPNTKVGRYSVEERKDRIMRYLKKKNQRNFNKTIKYVCRKTLADRRVRVRGRFARNNDTCEQQSHMSKNHNNHSEKDEDVFSGSDDYLNQMETDDRWLQEAMSSLISFPCELNAPADAHHPNTWSF; encoded by the exons ATGGCATCATCTCATCCTCAGTTCTACTCCGATTTCACATTTTCCGGTGAGACTCCGTCGCAGTTTCACGGCTCGTCTTCATGTCCTGACGTCTCAGCTCTATCCAATTACTTTGACGACGGCTACGGCTCCTTCAACCCAACTTCTAACCCGGAATCCACGTTTTTCCCGCAAGTTTTTGGGGTTTCTGACGTTTATGTGCCGGATTACAACAATTACTACCAGAAAGTGGGTGAGAATGTGAATGGCACACAATATTTTCATGTTGGGGATCAAGAGTACTACGGCTATTCACAGGAGATCAAGTCCTTGTTCCATCTGTCCACTGGAGAGCAATCCTGG GGAAATAGTGAAGGAGGGACACAAGCTGAGCCGAACACAAAAGTGGGACGCTATTCGGTTGAAGAACGTAAAGACAGAATCATGAGGTACTTGAAGAAAAAGAACCAACGCAACTTCAATAAGACTATCAAG TATGTGTGTCGTAAAACCCTAGCTGATCGGCGTGTTCGTGTTCGAGGACGGTTTGCAAGAAACAATGACACATGTGAGCAACAATCTCACATGTCTAAGAATCACAACAACCATTCTGAAAAAGACGAAGATGTGTTTTCTGGATCAGACGACTATCTAAACCAG ATGGAAACCGACGATAGATGGCTTCAAGAGGCAATGTCTAGTCTGATTTCATTTCCTTGTGAATTGAACGCTCCTGCAGATGCTCATCATCCAAACACATGGAGCTTCTGA
- the LOC106374286 gene encoding two-component response regulator-like APRR1 isoform X2: MASSHPQFYSDFTFSGETPSQFHGSSSCPDVSALSNYFDDGYGSFNPTSNPESTFFPQVFGVSDVYVPDYNNYYQKVGENVNGTQYFHVGDQEYYGYSQEIKSLFHLSTGEQSWGNSEGGTQAEPNTKVGRYSVEERKDRIMRYLKKKNQRNFNKTIKYVCRKTLADRRVRVRGRFARNNDTCEQQSHMSKNHNNHSEKDEDVFSGSDDYLNQQMETDDRWLQEAMSSLISFPCELNAPADAHHPNTWSF; encoded by the exons ATGGCATCATCTCATCCTCAGTTCTACTCCGATTTCACATTTTCCGGTGAGACTCCGTCGCAGTTTCACGGCTCGTCTTCATGTCCTGACGTCTCAGCTCTATCCAATTACTTTGACGACGGCTACGGCTCCTTCAACCCAACTTCTAACCCGGAATCCACGTTTTTCCCGCAAGTTTTTGGGGTTTCTGACGTTTATGTGCCGGATTACAACAATTACTACCAGAAAGTGGGTGAGAATGTGAATGGCACACAATATTTTCATGTTGGGGATCAAGAGTACTACGGCTATTCACAGGAGATCAAGTCCTTGTTCCATCTGTCCACTGGAGAGCAATCCTGG GGAAATAGTGAAGGAGGGACACAAGCTGAGCCGAACACAAAAGTGGGACGCTATTCGGTTGAAGAACGTAAAGACAGAATCATGAGGTACTTGAAGAAAAAGAACCAACGCAACTTCAATAAGACTATCAAG TATGTGTGTCGTAAAACCCTAGCTGATCGGCGTGTTCGTGTTCGAGGACGGTTTGCAAGAAACAATGACACATGTGAGCAACAATCTCACATGTCTAAGAATCACAACAACCATTCTGAAAAAGACGAAGATGTGTTTTCTGGATCAGACGACTATCTAAACCAG CAGATGGAAACCGACGATAGATGGCTTCAAGAGGCAATGTCTAGTCTGATTTCATTTCCTTGTGAATTGAACGCTCCTGCAGATGCTCATCATCCAAACACATGGAGCTTCTGA
- the LOC106374286 gene encoding two-component response regulator-like APRR1 isoform X1, with product MASSHPQFYSDFTFSGETPSQFHGSSSCPDVSALSNYFDDGYGSFNPTSNPESTFFPQVFGVSDVYVPDYNNYYQKVGENVNGTQYFHVGDQEYYGYSQEIKSLFHLSTGEQSWQGNSEGGTQAEPNTKVGRYSVEERKDRIMRYLKKKNQRNFNKTIKYVCRKTLADRRVRVRGRFARNNDTCEQQSHMSKNHNNHSEKDEDVFSGSDDYLNQQMETDDRWLQEAMSSLISFPCELNAPADAHHPNTWSF from the exons ATGGCATCATCTCATCCTCAGTTCTACTCCGATTTCACATTTTCCGGTGAGACTCCGTCGCAGTTTCACGGCTCGTCTTCATGTCCTGACGTCTCAGCTCTATCCAATTACTTTGACGACGGCTACGGCTCCTTCAACCCAACTTCTAACCCGGAATCCACGTTTTTCCCGCAAGTTTTTGGGGTTTCTGACGTTTATGTGCCGGATTACAACAATTACTACCAGAAAGTGGGTGAGAATGTGAATGGCACACAATATTTTCATGTTGGGGATCAAGAGTACTACGGCTATTCACAGGAGATCAAGTCCTTGTTCCATCTGTCCACTGGAGAGCAATCCTGG CAGGGAAATAGTGAAGGAGGGACACAAGCTGAGCCGAACACAAAAGTGGGACGCTATTCGGTTGAAGAACGTAAAGACAGAATCATGAGGTACTTGAAGAAAAAGAACCAACGCAACTTCAATAAGACTATCAAG TATGTGTGTCGTAAAACCCTAGCTGATCGGCGTGTTCGTGTTCGAGGACGGTTTGCAAGAAACAATGACACATGTGAGCAACAATCTCACATGTCTAAGAATCACAACAACCATTCTGAAAAAGACGAAGATGTGTTTTCTGGATCAGACGACTATCTAAACCAG CAGATGGAAACCGACGATAGATGGCTTCAAGAGGCAATGTCTAGTCTGATTTCATTTCCTTGTGAATTGAACGCTCCTGCAGATGCTCATCATCCAAACACATGGAGCTTCTGA
- the LOC106374286 gene encoding two-component response regulator-like APRR1 isoform X3 — MASSHPQFYSDFTFSGETPSQFHGSSSCPDVSALSNYFDDGYGSFNPTSNPESTFFPQVFGVSDVYVPDYNNYYQKVGENVNGTQYFHVGDQEYYGYSQEIKSLFHLSTGEQSWQGNSEGGTQAEPNTKVGRYSVEERKDRIMRYLKKKNQRNFNKTIKYVCRKTLADRRVRVRGRFARNNDTCEQQSHMSKNHNNHSEKDEDVFSGSDDYLNQMETDDRWLQEAMSSLISFPCELNAPADAHHPNTWSF, encoded by the exons ATGGCATCATCTCATCCTCAGTTCTACTCCGATTTCACATTTTCCGGTGAGACTCCGTCGCAGTTTCACGGCTCGTCTTCATGTCCTGACGTCTCAGCTCTATCCAATTACTTTGACGACGGCTACGGCTCCTTCAACCCAACTTCTAACCCGGAATCCACGTTTTTCCCGCAAGTTTTTGGGGTTTCTGACGTTTATGTGCCGGATTACAACAATTACTACCAGAAAGTGGGTGAGAATGTGAATGGCACACAATATTTTCATGTTGGGGATCAAGAGTACTACGGCTATTCACAGGAGATCAAGTCCTTGTTCCATCTGTCCACTGGAGAGCAATCCTGG CAGGGAAATAGTGAAGGAGGGACACAAGCTGAGCCGAACACAAAAGTGGGACGCTATTCGGTTGAAGAACGTAAAGACAGAATCATGAGGTACTTGAAGAAAAAGAACCAACGCAACTTCAATAAGACTATCAAG TATGTGTGTCGTAAAACCCTAGCTGATCGGCGTGTTCGTGTTCGAGGACGGTTTGCAAGAAACAATGACACATGTGAGCAACAATCTCACATGTCTAAGAATCACAACAACCATTCTGAAAAAGACGAAGATGTGTTTTCTGGATCAGACGACTATCTAAACCAG ATGGAAACCGACGATAGATGGCTTCAAGAGGCAATGTCTAGTCTGATTTCATTTCCTTGTGAATTGAACGCTCCTGCAGATGCTCATCATCCAAACACATGGAGCTTCTGA